The following coding sequences lie in one Pseudomonas svalbardensis genomic window:
- a CDS encoding Fe2+-dependent dioxygenase, with protein MLLHIPGVFAKEEVQRIREALEHADWADGKITAGYQSAKAKHNLQLPEGHPLAKEVGAAMLERLWKNPLFMSAALPHKVFPPLLNCYTAGGSFDFHIDNAVRQPKGSIERVRTDLSATLFFSEPDDYDGGELEIQDTFGTQRVKLPAGDMVLYPGTSLHKVNAVTRGTRYASFFWAQSLVREDSQRALLFEMDGAIQQLTQDMPDHPSLIRLTGTYHNLLRRWVEV; from the coding sequence ATGCTGCTGCACATTCCCGGCGTGTTCGCGAAAGAAGAAGTGCAGCGCATCCGCGAGGCTCTGGAGCACGCAGATTGGGCTGACGGCAAGATTACCGCCGGCTACCAGTCGGCCAAAGCCAAGCACAATCTGCAGTTACCGGAAGGTCATCCGCTGGCCAAGGAAGTCGGCGCGGCGATGCTGGAACGGCTGTGGAAAAATCCGCTGTTTATGTCCGCGGCGTTACCGCACAAGGTCTTCCCTCCGTTGCTGAACTGTTACACAGCCGGCGGCAGTTTCGACTTTCACATCGATAACGCCGTGCGCCAGCCCAAAGGCAGCATCGAGCGAGTGCGCACCGATCTGTCGGCCACTCTGTTTTTCAGCGAACCGGACGACTACGACGGCGGCGAACTGGAAATCCAGGACACCTTCGGCACCCAACGGGTGAAGTTGCCGGCCGGCGACATGGTTCTGTACCCCGGCACCAGCCTGCACAAGGTCAACGCCGTGACACGCGGCACTCGCTACGCCTCGTTCTTCTGGGCCCAAAGCCTGGTCCGCGAAGACAGTCAGCGCGCCTTGCTGTTCGAGATGGACGGGGCGATCCAGCAGCTGACCCAGGACATGCCTGATCACCCTTCGCTGATTCGCCTCACCGGTACTTATCACAACCTGTTGCGTCGCTGGGTCGAGGTATGA
- a CDS encoding sulfite reductase flavoprotein subunit alpha has product MLKKTLFQLHWFFGISAGLVLALMGITGATVSFQDEILRALNPSVLLVEKQVAGVLPPAELVEKIEGASGKKVAMLWVETDSGNAARVSFTPPPGERRGEMRYFNPYTAEFMGDATGRDFFGLMLQLHRFLAMGDSGRQITGACTLILVFFCLSGLYLRWPRQWKSWRAWLTLDWKKKGRSFNWDLHSVAGTWSLVFYLLAALTGLSWSYEWYNKGLTRLLSDSPQNERARSGRGPAPSGPAPTADYAVMWSSIYSAAGPALSAYNIRMPSVAGQPVNVFYLLSSSPHDRALNQISLDPATGIVKRHDRYSDKSLKAQLLTSIYALHVGSYFGIVGRIILTISALTMPLFFVTGWLLYLDRRRKKKQIKDARKDLAQPDSDAPAWLIGFASQSGFAEQLAWQTAGQLQAAGLPVKVQPLADVSEQDLRDSSNALFVVSTFGDGEAPDSARGFERKVLGRTLSLESLNYAVLGLGDRQYQHFCGFARRLHTWLGEHGGKTLFAPVEVDSGDPYALRHWQQQLGLLTGQAPVDTWQAPSYDNWNLTRRELLNPDSTGSGVYLLGLTAPSTSSWLAGDLVEVLPRNCPWAIEHFLDGLGIDGRATVALGGLSQPLEQALASRQLPENRTHLVGLHAQALVDALVPLAMREYSIASIAADGVLELIVRQERHPDGSLGVGSGWLTEHAPVGGTISLRVRRNSGFHLPTEPVPMILLGNGTGLAGLRSLLKARIADGQQRHWLLFGERNREHDYLCRDELEEWLISGDLERLDLAFSRDQAEKIYVQDRLRESADELKKWLAEGAVIYICGSLQGMASGVDHVLNEILGIEEVDRLIEQGRYRRDVY; this is encoded by the coding sequence GTGTTGAAGAAAACCCTGTTCCAGTTGCACTGGTTTTTCGGCATCAGCGCCGGACTGGTCCTGGCCCTGATGGGCATCACCGGGGCGACGGTATCGTTTCAGGATGAAATCCTGCGCGCGCTGAACCCTTCTGTGCTGCTGGTCGAGAAGCAGGTCGCTGGCGTCCTGCCGCCCGCCGAACTGGTGGAAAAAATCGAGGGCGCCTCCGGCAAGAAAGTCGCGATGCTCTGGGTCGAGACTGACAGCGGCAACGCCGCGCGGGTGTCCTTTACCCCACCGCCGGGTGAGCGCCGCGGCGAGATGCGCTACTTCAACCCGTACACCGCCGAGTTCATGGGCGACGCCACTGGCCGGGACTTCTTCGGCTTGATGCTGCAACTGCACCGCTTCCTCGCCATGGGCGATAGCGGTCGGCAGATCACCGGTGCCTGTACGCTGATTCTGGTGTTCTTCTGCTTGTCCGGTCTTTACCTGCGCTGGCCGCGTCAATGGAAAAGCTGGCGCGCCTGGCTGACCCTCGACTGGAAGAAAAAAGGCCGCAGCTTCAACTGGGATTTGCACTCCGTCGCCGGTACCTGGAGCCTGGTGTTTTACCTCCTGGCAGCGCTGACCGGGTTGTCCTGGTCCTATGAGTGGTACAACAAGGGCCTGACCCGATTGCTTTCCGACTCACCGCAGAACGAGCGCGCCCGCAGCGGTCGCGGCCCTGCGCCAAGCGGCCCGGCGCCCACCGCCGATTACGCAGTGATGTGGAGCAGCATCTACAGCGCTGCCGGTCCTGCACTGAGCGCCTACAACATCCGCATGCCGTCAGTGGCCGGGCAGCCGGTCAACGTGTTCTACCTTTTGAGCAGTTCGCCCCACGACCGCGCGCTGAATCAGATCAGCCTCGATCCGGCGACCGGCATCGTCAAACGGCATGACCGCTACAGCGACAAGAGCCTCAAGGCGCAACTGCTCACCAGCATTTACGCGCTGCACGTCGGCAGCTACTTCGGCATTGTCGGGCGGATCATCCTGACGATCAGTGCGCTGACAATGCCGCTGTTTTTCGTCACCGGTTGGTTGTTGTACCTCGATCGTCGACGCAAGAAAAAGCAGATCAAGGATGCCCGCAAAGACCTCGCACAACCAGACAGTGACGCACCGGCGTGGCTGATCGGCTTCGCCAGCCAGAGCGGCTTTGCCGAGCAACTGGCGTGGCAGACCGCCGGGCAATTGCAGGCGGCGGGCCTGCCGGTGAAGGTTCAGCCGCTGGCGGACGTCAGCGAGCAAGACTTGCGTGATTCCAGCAATGCGTTGTTCGTGGTCAGCACCTTCGGCGACGGTGAAGCGCCGGACAGCGCCCGGGGGTTTGAGCGCAAAGTGCTGGGCCGGACGTTGAGCCTGGAAAGCCTGAACTACGCCGTGCTTGGGCTTGGCGATCGACAGTATCAACATTTCTGCGGCTTCGCTCGACGCTTGCACACGTGGCTGGGCGAGCACGGCGGCAAGACCCTGTTCGCCCCGGTGGAGGTCGACAGCGGCGATCCTTACGCCTTGCGTCACTGGCAGCAGCAACTGGGCCTGCTGACCGGACAGGCGCCCGTGGACACTTGGCAAGCGCCAAGCTATGACAACTGGAACCTGACCCGCCGTGAGTTGCTCAACCCTGACAGCACGGGTTCAGGCGTGTACTTGCTGGGCCTCACCGCCCCCAGCACCAGCAGTTGGCTGGCCGGTGACCTGGTGGAAGTGTTGCCGCGCAATTGTCCGTGGGCGATCGAACATTTCCTGGATGGCCTGGGCATTGACGGTCGCGCCACGGTTGCGCTCGGTGGCCTGTCACAACCGCTGGAGCAAGCCCTCGCCAGTCGACAACTGCCAGAAAACAGAACTCACTTGGTCGGCCTGCATGCTCAGGCGCTGGTGGATGCGCTGGTGCCCTTGGCCATGCGCGAATACTCCATCGCCTCGATCGCCGCCGATGGCGTGCTGGAATTGATCGTGCGCCAGGAACGGCATCCTGACGGCAGCCTGGGCGTCGGCTCCGGCTGGCTGACCGAACACGCCCCGGTGGGCGGCACCATCAGCCTGCGCGTACGGCGCAACAGCGGTTTCCACCTGCCGACCGAGCCGGTGCCGATGATCCTGCTGGGCAACGGCACCGGCCTGGCCGGGCTGCGCAGCTTGCTCAAGGCGCGGATCGCCGATGGACAGCAACGTCATTGGCTACTGTTTGGCGAACGCAATCGCGAGCATGACTATCTGTGTCGCGATGAGCTGGAAGAATGGTTGATTTCGGGGGATCTGGAGCGGCTGGACCTGGCGTTCTCGCGGGATCAGGCCGAGAAGATCTACGTGCAGGATCGACTGCGCGAGTCGGCGGACGAGCTGAAAAAATGGCTGGCCGAGGGCGCGGTCATTTACATCTGCGGCAGCTTGCAAGGGATGGCTTCAGGCGTGGATCACGTGCTTAACGAAATACTCGGAATTGAAGAGGTTGACCGCTTGATCGAGCAAGGTCGCTACCGGCGTGACGTGTACTGA
- a CDS encoding tetratricopeptide repeat protein — MSYQLRREEVLDGDRLKAMLDESPARAAQAILIAAREGVLDAQALLGQILLDGQGIEQDQPLAVRWFEIAAQGGHLMARNMLGRCHEHGWGCVANASVAAGHYRQAAEAGLDWALYNYANLLATGRGVTEDQLHALNLYRQAAELGHAKSMNLLGRYLEDGRVCPADPQAARDWYRRSALGGDFRGQFSYAAVLADEGDIDEALGWLHKALAGGNLNFLRVASKALASATDPKIRALAVDYAHRSAELEHDLKPL, encoded by the coding sequence ATGAGTTATCAACTGCGGCGTGAGGAAGTGCTCGACGGTGATCGTCTCAAAGCCATGCTCGACGAAAGTCCTGCACGTGCCGCCCAGGCAATTCTAATCGCCGCCCGCGAAGGTGTACTCGATGCTCAGGCCTTGCTCGGGCAGATTCTGCTGGATGGGCAGGGCATCGAGCAGGATCAACCGCTGGCGGTGCGCTGGTTCGAGATCGCCGCCCAGGGCGGGCACTTGATGGCGCGGAACATGCTCGGTCGTTGTCATGAGCATGGCTGGGGTTGCGTTGCCAATGCTTCGGTTGCTGCAGGGCATTATCGCCAGGCCGCCGAAGCCGGACTGGATTGGGCGTTGTACAACTACGCCAATCTGTTGGCCACCGGACGCGGGGTGACTGAGGATCAGCTGCACGCGCTGAACCTGTATCGCCAGGCGGCCGAGCTGGGCCATGCGAAATCAATGAACCTGCTGGGGCGTTACCTGGAAGACGGGCGGGTGTGTCCGGCAGATCCGCAAGCTGCGCGTGACTGGTATCGACGCTCGGCGCTCGGCGGGGATTTTCGCGGGCAGTTCAGTTATGCCGCCGTGCTGGCGGATGAAGGCGATATCGACGAGGCGCTGGGTTGGCTGCACAAAGCACTGGCCGGGGGGAACCTGAATTTCTTGCGGGTCGCCAGTAAGGCGTTGGCGAGCGCGACGGATCCGAAAATTCGAGCGTTGGCGGTGGATTATGCCCATCGCTCCGCCGAACTGGAGCACGATCTTAAACCCCTGTAG
- a CDS encoding type III PLP-dependent enzyme — translation MSINVEDYFARDTFNKMKAFADKQETPFVVIDTAMISQAYDDLRAGFDFAKVYYAVKANPAVEIIDLLKEKGSNFDIASIYELDKVMNQGVGPDRISYGNTIKKSKDIRYFYEKGVRLYATDSEADLRNIAKAAPGSKVYVRILTEGSTTADWPLSRKFGCQTDMAMDLLILARDLGLVPYGISFHVGSQQRDISVWDAAIAKVKVIFERLKEEDGIHLKLINMGGGFPANYITRTNSLETYAEEIIRFLKEDFGDELPEIILEPGRSLIANAGILVSEVVLVARKSRTAVERWVYTDVGKFSGLIETMDEAIKFPIWTEKKGEMEEVVIAGPTCDSADIMYENYKYGLPLNLAIGDRLYWLSTGAYTTSYSAVEFNGFPPLKSFYV, via the coding sequence ATGTCGATCAACGTCGAAGACTATTTCGCGCGCGATACCTTCAACAAAATGAAGGCCTTCGCCGACAAACAAGAAACCCCGTTCGTGGTGATCGACACCGCGATGATCAGCCAGGCCTATGACGACCTGCGCGCCGGTTTCGATTTCGCCAAGGTCTACTACGCGGTCAAGGCCAACCCGGCCGTCGAAATCATCGACCTGCTCAAAGAGAAAGGCTCGAACTTCGACATCGCCTCGATCTACGAGCTCGACAAAGTGATGAACCAGGGCGTCGGCCCGGATCGCATCAGCTACGGCAACACCATCAAGAAATCCAAAGACATTCGCTACTTCTACGAGAAGGGCGTGCGTCTGTATGCCACCGACTCCGAAGCCGACCTGCGCAACATCGCCAAGGCTGCACCGGGTTCGAAAGTCTACGTGCGCATCCTCACCGAAGGCTCGACCACCGCTGACTGGCCTCTGTCGCGCAAATTCGGCTGCCAGACCGACATGGCCATGGACCTGCTGATCCTCGCTCGCGACCTGGGCCTGGTGCCTTACGGCATCTCGTTCCACGTCGGCTCGCAACAGCGCGACATCAGCGTCTGGGACGCGGCGATCGCCAAGGTCAAAGTGATCTTCGAACGCCTGAAAGAAGAAGACGGCATTCACCTGAAGCTGATCAACATGGGCGGCGGCTTCCCGGCCAACTACATCACCCGCACCAACAGCCTGGAAACCTACGCTGAAGAAATCATCCGTTTCCTCAAGGAAGACTTCGGCGACGAGCTGCCGGAAATCATCCTGGAACCGGGCCGTTCGTTGATCGCCAACGCCGGCATCCTGGTCAGCGAAGTGGTGCTGGTCGCCCGTAAATCCCGTACCGCGGTAGAGCGATGGGTGTACACGGATGTGGGCAAGTTCTCCGGCCTGATCGAAACCATGGACGAAGCCATCAAGTTCCCGATCTGGACCGAAAAGAAAGGCGAAATGGAAGAAGTGGTCATCGCCGGCCCGACCTGCGACAGCGCCGACATCATGTACGAAAACTACAAGTACGGTTTGCCGCTGAACCTGGCGATTGGTGACCGTTTGTACTGGTTGTCGACCGGTGCGTACACCACCAGCTATAGCGCCGTTGAGTTCAATGGCTTCCCGCCGCTGAAGTCGTTTTACGTGTAA
- a CDS encoding alkaline phosphatase D family protein, giving the protein MSEFDLGRRRVIQAVGAGLLLPGLAPAVIASVKDRPQLTDGVQSGDVLGDRAMIWSRCDRPARMVVEWDTRSLFSNPRRFVSPLADSNTDFTARVELTGLPADQAIFYRVHFEDAQSGVASDPWFGHLRSVPQTRRDIRFVWSGDTAGQGFGINPDIGGMRIYEAMRLRLPDFFINSGDTIYADGPVPAQLTTESGRVWRNITTEAKSKVAETLDDYRGNYRYNLMDENIRRFNAEVPQIWQWDDHEVVNNWSPGKQLDERYKSKDIHSLVGRARQAWLEYAPMRLQSADDGGRIYRKLGYGPLLDVFVLDMRSYRGANDDNLGAAKPFLGREQLDWLKRELKASNAQWKVIAADMPIGLGVPDGEVSPGVARWEAVANGDPGPAQGRELEIAELLGFLRAQKVRNLVWLTADVHYCAAHHYHPDRASFQDFEPFWEFVAGPLNAGSFGPDSLDKTFGPEVVFEKAPPAQNTSPFAGFQFFCEVNIDGQTGEMSVVLRDLDGVGVFEQKLQPV; this is encoded by the coding sequence ATGAGCGAATTCGACCTCGGCCGTCGTCGCGTCATACAAGCCGTCGGTGCCGGGCTGTTGTTGCCAGGCCTGGCGCCGGCGGTGATTGCTTCGGTCAAAGATCGTCCGCAACTCACCGATGGCGTGCAGTCCGGCGACGTGCTGGGCGACCGGGCGATGATCTGGAGCCGATGTGATCGCCCTGCGCGAATGGTGGTGGAGTGGGACACCCGCAGCCTGTTCAGCAACCCTCGTCGTTTTGTCTCGCCATTGGCCGATTCCAATACCGATTTCACTGCCCGCGTCGAACTCACTGGCCTGCCCGCCGACCAAGCGATTTTCTACCGTGTGCACTTCGAAGATGCCCAGAGCGGCGTCGCCAGCGACCCCTGGTTCGGCCATCTGCGCAGCGTGCCGCAAACCCGTCGCGATATCCGTTTCGTCTGGAGCGGCGACACCGCCGGCCAGGGCTTCGGCATCAACCCGGACATCGGCGGCATGCGCATCTACGAAGCCATGCGATTGCGCCTGCCAGATTTTTTTATCAACAGCGGCGACACCATCTACGCTGACGGCCCCGTACCTGCGCAGCTCACCACAGAGAGCGGCCGCGTGTGGCGCAACATCACCACTGAAGCCAAGAGCAAAGTCGCCGAAACCCTCGACGATTATCGCGGCAATTACCGCTACAACCTCATGGACGAAAACATCCGCCGCTTCAACGCCGAGGTCCCGCAGATCTGGCAGTGGGACGACCACGAAGTGGTGAACAACTGGTCGCCGGGCAAGCAACTGGATGAGCGCTACAAGAGCAAAGATATCCACAGCCTGGTCGGCCGCGCGCGTCAGGCCTGGCTCGAATACGCACCGATGCGATTGCAGAGCGCCGATGACGGCGGGCGGATTTATCGCAAGCTCGGTTATGGGCCATTGCTTGATGTGTTCGTGCTCGATATGCGCAGCTATCGCGGGGCCAATGACGACAACCTGGGTGCCGCTAAACCTTTCCTTGGCCGTGAACAACTGGACTGGCTCAAACGTGAATTGAAGGCCTCCAATGCCCAGTGGAAAGTCATCGCTGCTGATATGCCGATTGGCCTCGGCGTACCGGATGGTGAAGTCAGTCCCGGTGTGGCGCGTTGGGAAGCCGTGGCCAATGGCGATCCGGGGCCGGCCCAGGGGCGTGAACTGGAAATTGCCGAGTTGTTGGGCTTCCTGCGGGCGCAGAAGGTGCGCAATTTAGTCTGGCTGACGGCGGATGTGCATTATTGCGCCGCGCACCATTACCACCCGGACCGTGCGTCGTTTCAGGATTTCGAACCGTTCTGGGAGTTTGTCGCCGGGCCTTTGAATGCGGGGAGTTTCGGGCCTGATTCGCTGGATAAGACCTTTGGCCCGGAAGTGGTGTTCGAGAAAGCACCACCGGCACAGAACACCTCACCGTTTGCCGGGTTTCAGTTTTTTTGTGAGGTGAATATTGATGGGCAGACGGGGGAGATGAGTGTGGTGTTGCGGGATTTGGATGGGGTTGGGGTGTTTGAGCAGAAGTTGCAGCCAGTCTGA
- a CDS encoding PTS fructose-like transporter subunit IIB produces the protein MKLAIVTACPNGMVTSVLCARLLDAAAQRQGWSTSVEVNDAAHPERQLSAATIEAAEWVLLVTSAPVDMSRFVGKRVFQSTPAQALQDVEAVLRRGAEEAQVYIAPDAVAEPAALVKNAPRLVAITACPTGVAHTFMAAEALQQAAKRLGYDLQVETQGSVGARNPLSAAAIADADVVLLACDIEVATERFAGKKIYRCGTGIALKQAEATLNKALAEGTQETASSGAKGPAKQEKSGVYKHLLTGVSFMLPMVVAGGLMIALSFVFGITAFKEPGTLAAALMQIGGETAFKLMVPLLAGYIAYSIADRPGLAPGMIGGLLASTLGAGFIGGIIAGFIAGYAAQAINRYARLPQSLEALKPILIIPLLASLFTGLVMIYVVGKPVAGMLEGLTHFLDSMGTTNAILLGVLLGGMMCVDLGGPINKAAYAFSVGLLASQSYAPMAATMAAGMVPPIGLGIATFIARRKFAQAEREAGKAALVLGLCFISEGAIPFAAKDPLRVIPASIAGGALTGALSMYFGCKLMAPHGGLFVLAIPNAINHALLYLLAIVAGSLLTAVVYAVVKRPEVVELAIEPVSA, from the coding sequence ATGAAGTTAGCCATTGTTACGGCCTGCCCGAACGGCATGGTCACCAGTGTGCTGTGCGCCCGTTTGCTTGATGCGGCGGCCCAGCGTCAGGGCTGGAGCACCAGTGTCGAAGTCAACGATGCCGCGCACCCTGAACGCCAATTGTCGGCGGCCACGATCGAGGCGGCCGAGTGGGTATTGCTGGTGACCAGTGCGCCGGTGGATATGTCGCGATTCGTCGGCAAGCGGGTGTTCCAAAGCACCCCGGCGCAAGCCCTGCAAGATGTTGAAGCGGTGCTGCGTCGCGGTGCTGAAGAGGCTCAGGTTTACATCGCCCCCGACGCCGTGGCCGAGCCTGCCGCACTCGTAAAAAACGCCCCGCGTTTGGTCGCGATTACTGCGTGCCCGACTGGCGTCGCTCACACCTTCATGGCCGCTGAAGCCTTGCAGCAAGCGGCCAAGCGTCTGGGCTACGACCTGCAAGTGGAAACCCAGGGCTCGGTCGGTGCCCGCAATCCGTTGAGTGCAGCGGCGATTGCCGATGCGGACGTAGTGCTGCTGGCCTGCGATATCGAAGTCGCCACCGAGCGTTTTGCCGGCAAGAAGATTTACCGTTGCGGCACCGGCATCGCCCTCAAACAAGCCGAAGCGACGCTGAATAAAGCGTTGGCCGAAGGCACTCAGGAAACCGCTTCGAGCGGTGCCAAAGGCCCGGCCAAGCAAGAGAAAAGTGGCGTCTATAAACACCTGCTGACCGGCGTGTCGTTCATGCTGCCGATGGTGGTGGCGGGCGGTCTGATGATCGCCTTGTCGTTCGTGTTCGGCATCACTGCGTTCAAGGAACCGGGCACGCTCGCGGCGGCGCTGATGCAGATCGGCGGCGAGACGGCGTTCAAGCTGATGGTGCCGCTGCTGGCGGGTTACATCGCCTACTCGATCGCCGACCGTCCGGGCCTGGCGCCGGGGATGATTGGTGGTTTGCTGGCAAGTACTCTGGGCGCCGGATTTATCGGCGGGATCATTGCCGGTTTCATCGCCGGTTACGCAGCGCAGGCGATCAACCGTTATGCGCGCTTGCCACAAAGTCTTGAGGCGCTGAAACCGATCCTGATCATCCCGTTGCTGGCGAGTCTGTTCACCGGTCTGGTGATGATCTACGTGGTGGGCAAACCGGTGGCCGGGATGCTCGAAGGCCTTACGCATTTCCTCGACAGCATGGGCACCACCAACGCGATTCTGCTCGGTGTGTTGCTGGGCGGGATGATGTGCGTCGACCTTGGCGGGCCGATCAACAAAGCCGCGTATGCGTTCTCGGTGGGGCTGCTGGCGTCGCAAAGTTATGCACCGATGGCCGCGACCATGGCAGCCGGCATGGTGCCGCCGATTGGTCTTGGCATCGCCACGTTTATTGCCCGACGCAAGTTCGCCCAGGCTGAACGCGAGGCCGGTAAGGCCGCGTTGGTTTTGGGGTTGTGCTTTATCTCCGAAGGCGCGATTCCGTTTGCCGCGAAAGACCCGCTGCGGGTGATTCCGGCGAGCATTGCCGGTGGTGCGCTGACCGGTGCGTTGTCGATGTATTTCGGCTGCAAACTGATGGCGCCGCACGGCGGACTGTTCGTACTGGCGATCCCGAATGCGATCAACCATGCGCTGCTTTATTTGCTGGCGATTGTGGCGGGGAGTCTGCTGACGGCGGTGGTTTATGCGGTGGTCAAGCGGCCGGAAGTCGTTGAGCTGGCAATAGAACCCGTCAGCGCCTGA
- a CDS encoding IS3 family transposase (programmed frameshift): protein MTDKRKVFDDSFKLEVVKMIKDQGLSVSQVCRDLDIGDTAVRRWVQQYEAEKLGQAGIGKPLTSEQQRIRQLEQENRQLKMDNDVFKKSHRLLCPRAEVTYRLVRQLQQKAYSVAYVCRLLGVSRSGFYEANKRAEAPASICPVALQLKASFAESGGCYGSRPLRKALRAKGMEVGIYKIRRMMRVNGLRSAWKRKFVHTTDSKHDLPIAENVLNRQFEPEAANKAWVADITYIRTRSGWLYLAVVLDLFSRKVVGWSMAPNMPAELVCSAMQLAVAQRQPPPGLIAHSDRGSQYASASYRALLARSDMQQSMSRKGNCWDNAVMERFFLSLKMERVWRRDYANHGEAIRDITEYIVGFYNNERLHSKLGYLPPTVYERAMASKSPIEVSGIS, encoded by the exons ATGACCGACAAACGTAAAGTATTCGACGACAGCTTCAAGCTGGAAGTTGTAAAGATGATCAAGGACCAGGGCCTGAGTGTTTCACAGGTTTGTCGTGATCTTGATATTGGTGATACGGCCGTTCGACGCTGGGTACAACAGTATGAGGCCGAGAAGTTGGGACAAGCCGGGATCGGCAAGCCGCTGACCTCTGAGCAACAGCGTATTCGTCAGTTGGAGCAAGAAAACCGTCAACTCAAGATGGATAACGATGTAT TTAAAAAAAGCCACCGCCTTCTTTGCCCGCGAGCTGAAGTAACGTACCGCTTGGTTCGGCAGCTGCAACAGAAGGCTTATTCGGTGGCGTATGTGTGTCGTTTGTTGGGGGTTAGTCGATCCGGCTTCTACGAGGCCAACAAGCGCGCTGAGGCTCCTGCATCGATCTGCCCCGTTGCTCTGCAACTCAAGGCGTCGTTTGCTGAAAGTGGCGGCTGCTATGGCAGTCGCCCATTGCGTAAAGCGTTACGTGCAAAGGGTATGGAAGTAGGCATTTACAAGATTCGCCGCATGATGCGCGTCAACGGCCTGCGTTCGGCCTGGAAGCGTAAATTTGTGCACACCACCGACAGCAAACATGACCTGCCGATTGCTGAAAATGTATTGAACCGCCAATTTGAACCCGAGGCGGCGAACAAGGCCTGGGTAGCAGACATTACCTACATCCGAACCCGCAGTGGCTGGTTGTATCTGGCTGTGGTGCTGGACTTGTTCTCACGCAAGGTAGTGGGCTGGTCAATGGCGCCGAACATGCCCGCTGAACTGGTGTGCAGTGCAATGCAGCTGGCGGTTGCTCAACGTCAACCGCCACCCGGCTTGATCGCCCACTCGGATCGCGGCAGCCAGTACGCGAGTGCGAGCTACAGAGCGCTGCTGGCAAGAAGTGACATGCAGCAAAGCATGAGCCGTAAAGGTAACTGCTGGGATAACGCAGTGATGGAGCGCTTCTTCCTGAGCTTGAAAATGGAGCGGGTATGGCGACGTGATTACGCCAACCATGGCGAGGCGATACGCGACATCACTGAGTACATCGTTGGGTTTTACAACAACGAACGGCTGCACTCGAAACTGGGATATCTGCCACCGACAGTTTATGAACGGGCGATGGCATCAAAATCACCTATCGAGGTGTCCGGAATTAGTTGA
- the pfkB gene encoding 1-phosphofructokinase, translating into MAKILTLTLNPALDLTVQLPLLAPGQVNRSDEMHTHAAGKGVNVAQVLADLGHQLTVSGFLGEDNLQAFETLFAKRGFVDAFIRVPGETRSNIKLAESDGRITDINGPGPLVSEAAQQALLDRLDQIAPDHDAVVVAGSLPQGISPQWLQALIVRLKNLGLNVALDTSGEALRAALNAGPWLIKPNTEELADVLGCEVVSVAAQAQAASRLHAQGIEHVVISDGADGVNWFSVGSAMHATPPKVSVVSTVGAGDSLLAGMLHGLLSADTPEQTLRTATAIAAMAVTQIGFGIGDATQLARLEQGVRMRTLTEQ; encoded by the coding sequence ATGGCCAAGATCCTGACCCTGACCCTCAACCCGGCGCTGGACCTCACCGTCCAGTTGCCGCTACTTGCCCCCGGCCAAGTCAACCGTAGCGACGAGATGCACACGCATGCCGCCGGCAAAGGCGTGAACGTGGCACAAGTGCTGGCGGACCTTGGGCATCAGCTCACGGTCAGCGGTTTCCTCGGGGAGGACAACCTTCAAGCGTTCGAAACCCTGTTCGCCAAACGCGGTTTTGTCGACGCGTTCATCCGTGTTCCGGGTGAGACGCGCAGCAACATCAAACTGGCGGAAAGCGATGGGCGCATCACCGACATCAACGGTCCCGGCCCCTTGGTGAGTGAAGCCGCGCAGCAGGCGTTGCTTGATCGACTTGATCAAATTGCGCCCGATCATGACGCGGTCGTCGTTGCCGGCAGCCTGCCTCAAGGCATCAGCCCGCAATGGTTGCAGGCGTTGATTGTGCGTTTGAAAAATCTCGGTTTGAACGTGGCGCTGGACACCAGTGGTGAAGCCTTGCGAGCAGCGCTCAACGCCGGCCCGTGGCTGATCAAGCCAAACACCGAAGAGCTGGCCGACGTGCTGGGCTGCGAGGTGGTTTCGGTGGCTGCGCAAGCGCAAGCCGCGAGCCGCTTGCACGCTCAAGGCATCGAGCACGTGGTGATCTCCGACGGCGCCGATGGTGTGAACTGGTTCAGTGTCGGCTCGGCGATGCATGCCACGCCGCCCAAGGTCAGTGTCGTCAGCACCGTGGGCGCAGGCGATTCGTTGCTGGCCGGCATGCTCCACGGTTTGCTCAGCGCCGACACGCCGGAACAGACCTTGCGCACCGCCACGGCGATTGCCGCGATGGCGGTCACCCAGATCGGTTTCGGTATTGGCGACGCCACGCAGTTGGCGCGGCTCGAACAGGGCGTGCGCATGCGCACCCTGACAGAACAATAA